A genomic window from Streptomyces brevispora includes:
- a CDS encoding DEAD/DEAH box helicase, which yields MTLPVALSGSDVIGQAKTGTGKTLGFGLPLLERVTVLADVEAGRAAPEKLTDAPQALIVVPTRELCQQVTNDLLTAGKVRNVRVLAIYGGRAYEPQVEALKKGVDVIVGTPGRLLDLAGQRKLDLSHIRVLVLDEADEMLDLGFLPDVERIITMLPAKRQTMLFSATMPGAVISLARRYMSQPTHINATSPDDEGTTVKNTAQFVYRAHSMDKPEMVSRILQANGRGLAMIFCRTKRTAADIAEQLEKRGFASGAVHGDLGQGAREQALRAFRNGKVDVLVCTDVAARGIDVEGVTHVINYQSPEDEKTYLHRIGRTGRAGAKGIAITLVDWDDIPRWQLINKALDLKFPDPPETYSTSPHLYEELDIPAGTKGVLPRTERTRAGLRAEEIEDLGETGGRGRKSAPASAPAVREERAPRTPRQRRRTRGGSAAEEGVATVPAPAAEAVHAPEAAEAAEGPSEPRTPRRRRRGRVGVPDIAAEAAVDVAQAPVVVIDTEPVVKTRTRAVKAKADVTVEVAAEAVTAAKPRRSRARVVKPVTEEVDFQTAPVAEPVAEAKTVTKPRRRARVIKPAEDEVDFQIAPIAEPETDTRPRRRTRAAAKPKTEAVAETAGAEGEAKPRRRRAPRAAAAKTES from the coding sequence ATGACGCTCCCCGTAGCGCTCTCCGGCTCCGATGTCATCGGGCAGGCCAAGACCGGCACCGGCAAGACGCTCGGTTTCGGGCTGCCCCTGCTGGAGCGCGTCACCGTCCTCGCCGACGTCGAGGCGGGCCGGGCGGCGCCCGAGAAGCTGACCGACGCACCGCAGGCACTGATCGTCGTCCCCACCCGCGAGCTGTGTCAGCAGGTCACCAACGACCTGCTGACCGCCGGCAAGGTCCGTAACGTCCGCGTTCTCGCGATCTACGGCGGCCGGGCGTACGAGCCCCAGGTGGAGGCCCTCAAGAAGGGCGTCGACGTGATCGTCGGCACCCCGGGCCGGCTGCTCGACCTGGCGGGCCAGCGCAAGCTCGACCTCTCGCACATCCGCGTCCTCGTCCTCGACGAGGCCGACGAGATGCTGGACCTGGGCTTCCTGCCCGACGTCGAGCGCATCATCACGATGCTGCCGGCGAAGCGGCAGACCATGCTGTTCTCGGCGACCATGCCGGGTGCCGTCATCAGCCTGGCGCGTCGCTACATGTCGCAGCCGACGCACATCAACGCCACCTCGCCCGACGACGAGGGCACGACCGTCAAGAACACGGCGCAGTTCGTCTACCGCGCCCACTCGATGGACAAGCCGGAGATGGTCTCGCGCATCCTGCAGGCCAACGGCCGCGGACTCGCGATGATCTTCTGCCGCACCAAGCGCACCGCGGCCGACATCGCCGAGCAGCTGGAGAAGCGTGGTTTCGCCTCCGGCGCGGTCCACGGCGACCTCGGCCAGGGCGCCCGCGAGCAGGCGCTGCGCGCCTTCCGCAACGGCAAGGTGGACGTCCTCGTCTGCACCGACGTCGCGGCCCGCGGTATCGATGTCGAGGGTGTCACCCACGTCATCAACTACCAGTCGCCCGAGGACGAGAAGACCTATCTGCACCGGATCGGCCGGACCGGCCGCGCGGGTGCCAAGGGCATCGCGATCACGCTCGTCGACTGGGACGACATCCCGCGCTGGCAGCTGATCAACAAGGCCCTGGACCTGAAGTTCCCGGACCCGCCGGAGACGTACTCCACCTCCCCGCACCTTTATGAGGAGCTGGACATCCCGGCCGGCACCAAGGGTGTCCTGCCGCGCACCGAGCGGACCCGTGCGGGTCTGCGCGCCGAGGAGATCGAGGACCTCGGCGAGACGGGCGGCCGCGGCCGCAAGTCCGCCCCCGCCTCGGCCCCCGCGGTCCGCGAGGAGCGTGCCCCGCGCACGCCGCGTCAGCGTCGTCGCACCCGGGGCGGTTCCGCTGCCGAGGAGGGCGTCGCCACGGTGCCCGCACCGGCCGCGGAAGCCGTCCATGCCCCCGAGGCCGCCGAGGCCGCCGAAGGCCCCTCGGAGCCGCGTACGCCTCGCCGTCGTCGGCGCGGCCGGGTGGGTGTCCCGGACATCGCGGCCGAGGCCGCGGTCGACGTGGCGCAGGCCCCGGTCGTCGTCATCGACACCGAGCCCGTGGTGAAGACCAGGACCAGGGCGGTCAAGGCCAAGGCCGATGTCACCGTCGAGGTGGCGGCCGAGGCCGTGACCGCGGCGAAGCCGCGTCGCAGTCGCGCCCGGGTCGTGAAGCCGGTGACGGAGGAGGTCGACTTCCAGACCGCCCCCGTGGCCGAGCCCGTCGCCGAGGCGAAGACGGTGACGAAGCCGCGCCGCCGCGCCCGGGTGATCAAGCCGGCCGAGGACGAGGTCGACTTCCAGATCGCGCCGATCGCCGAGCCCGAGACGGACACCAGGCCGCGTCGTCGCACCCGTGCGGCCGCGAAGCCGAAGACCGAGGCCGTGGCGGAAACCGCGGGCGCCGAGGGCGAGGCCAAGCCGCGCAGGCGGCGGGCGCCGCGAGCGGCTGCCGCGAAGACCGAGAGCTGA
- a CDS encoding DUF3152 domain-containing protein, with translation MRRELIRGVGRHSRKGPGPKAPEAGSASADTGAGREGTRPVPGSGRRRRPGEASSGADGHTPFQGTPQVRGGHPEQREPGGGWGAGPMARQPGRPGRPSGGPGRVGAQPQAPQDGQGTGTRSLIPGPRREFVEAFDNPSAAPAPRGQAPARTNPAAPADPADPYSSVSDSDERPPGGGGGTPKDSKDSKGGRGRTFTGIAAAAVTTVLAVVVAGQVAHDSGARTGAAQPAGVDRDGVDDASRSDSRKTPAPKVALKPLSYEQKMAKAYPLAPKLKGSGEFEAVPGAAKAPGKGHKYRYRIDVEKGLGLDSALFAEAVQKTLNDERSWAHDGEMTFERISTGDPDFVITLASPGTTGDWCEKSGLDTTVDNVSCDSAATERVMINAYRWAQGSSTFGPDKLHSYRQMLINHEVGHRLGHNHVSCRTPGSLAPVMQQQTKSLNIDDIKCRANAWVYPTG, from the coding sequence ATGCGGCGGGAGCTGATCCGGGGCGTGGGACGACACAGTCGAAAAGGCCCTGGGCCCAAGGCGCCGGAGGCCGGTTCGGCCTCGGCGGACACGGGTGCCGGGCGTGAGGGCACCCGGCCCGTACCCGGCAGCGGCCGGCGCCGACGGCCGGGCGAGGCGTCATCGGGCGCCGATGGCCACACCCCGTTCCAGGGCACTCCCCAGGTGCGCGGTGGCCACCCCGAACAGCGTGAACCCGGTGGTGGCTGGGGCGCCGGGCCCATGGCACGGCAGCCCGGGCGGCCGGGTCGGCCGAGCGGCGGACCCGGCCGTGTCGGTGCGCAGCCGCAGGCGCCGCAGGACGGGCAGGGGACCGGCACCCGGTCGCTGATACCGGGACCGCGACGGGAGTTCGTCGAGGCCTTCGACAACCCGTCGGCCGCTCCCGCACCCCGCGGCCAGGCGCCGGCACGGACCAACCCGGCTGCACCGGCCGACCCGGCCGATCCGTACAGCTCCGTCAGCGACTCGGACGAGCGGCCGCCGGGCGGTGGTGGCGGCACGCCCAAGGACTCCAAGGACTCCAAGGGTGGCAGGGGCCGTACCTTCACCGGCATCGCGGCCGCCGCGGTGACCACGGTGCTCGCGGTGGTCGTGGCGGGCCAGGTCGCCCACGACAGCGGCGCCCGGACCGGTGCCGCGCAGCCCGCGGGCGTCGACCGGGACGGCGTCGACGACGCCTCCCGTTCGGACAGCCGGAAGACGCCCGCGCCCAAGGTGGCGCTCAAGCCCCTTTCGTACGAGCAGAAAATGGCCAAGGCCTATCCGCTGGCGCCGAAGCTCAAGGGTTCGGGGGAATTCGAGGCCGTGCCCGGTGCGGCGAAGGCTCCGGGCAAGGGGCACAAGTACCGCTACCGGATCGATGTCGAGAAGGGGCTCGGACTCGACTCCGCGCTCTTTGCCGAGGCGGTCCAGAAAACCCTGAATGATGAACGTAGTTGGGCGCACGACGGCGAGATGACCTTCGAACGGATTTCCACCGGCGATCCGGATTTCGTGATCACGCTGGCGAGTCCCGGGACCACGGGCGACTGGTGCGAGAAGTCGGGGCTGGACACGACGGTCGACAACGTCTCCTGCGACTCCGCCGCCACCGAGCGCGTGATGATCAATGCCTATCGCTGGGCCCAGGGGTCGTCCACCTTCGGCCCGGACAAGCTCCACTCCTACCGCCAGATGCTGATCAACCACGAAGTGGGCCATCGGCTGGGTCACAACCATGTGAGTTGCCGCACGCCGGGCTCGCTCGCTCCGGTGATGCAGCAGCAGACCAAATCGCTCAATATCGACGACATCAAATGCCGCGCCAACGCCTGGGTGTATCCGACCGGTTGA
- a CDS encoding Ms4533A family Cys-rich leader peptide: protein MSRSLVTFDRAAIELALIGVTGHSVADVDCC from the coding sequence ATGTCACGCAGCCTCGTCACCTTCGATCGCGCCGCCATTGAGCTGGCGCTCATCGGTGTGACCGGGCACAGCGTCGCCGACGTCGACTGTTGCTGA
- a CDS encoding alpha/beta fold hydrolase — protein sequence MSSTELPGVRAAAAAVAPTVSAVRAAQGERLRSVTLPGLTLTVRSRPPERTGLAPALYVHGLGGSSQNWSALMPLLQDVLDGEAVDLPGFGDSPPPDDGNYSVTGHARAVIRFLDAEERGPVHLFGNSLGGSVATRVAAVRPDLVRTLTLISPALPEIRVQWSAAPTALLAVPGLVSLFSRMTRDWTAEERTRGVMALCYGDPARVSETGFRAAVAEMERRLELPYFWDAMARSARGIVDAYTLGGQHGLWRQAERVLAPTQLVYGGRDRLVSYRMARRASAAFRDSRLLTLPDAGHVAMMEYPETVAQAFRELLDECGGS from the coding sequence ATGTCTTCGACCGAGCTGCCGGGAGTCCGTGCCGCCGCCGCAGCGGTGGCCCCCACGGTGAGCGCCGTCAGGGCCGCGCAGGGCGAGAGGCTTCGTTCCGTCACGCTGCCCGGACTCACGCTGACCGTCCGTTCGCGACCCCCGGAGCGGACGGGTCTGGCGCCCGCCCTCTATGTGCACGGGCTCGGCGGCTCCTCGCAGAACTGGTCGGCGCTGATGCCGCTGCTCCAGGACGTGCTGGACGGCGAGGCGGTCGACCTGCCCGGCTTCGGGGACTCCCCGCCGCCGGACGACGGCAACTACTCGGTCACCGGTCATGCCCGAGCGGTGATCCGCTTCCTGGACGCGGAGGAGCGCGGGCCCGTCCACCTGTTCGGCAACAGCCTCGGCGGCTCGGTGGCGACCCGGGTCGCGGCGGTCCGCCCCGATCTGGTGCGCACGCTCACCCTGATCTCGCCCGCGCTCCCCGAGATCCGGGTGCAGTGGTCGGCCGCGCCGACCGCACTGCTCGCCGTTCCGGGGCTCGTCTCCCTGTTCTCCCGGATGACCCGGGACTGGACCGCGGAGGAACGCACCCGCGGAGTCATGGCACTCTGTTACGGCGATCCGGCACGGGTCTCCGAGACGGGCTTCCGCGCGGCGGTGGCCGAAATGGAGCGACGGCTGGAGCTGCCGTACTTCTGGGACGCCATGGCGCGCTCGGCGCGTGGCATCGTCGATGCGTACACGCTGGGCGGCCAGCACGGGCTGTGGCGTCAGGCCGAGCGGGTGCTCGCGCCGACCCAGCTCGTGTACGGCGGACGGGACCGGCTCGTCTCGTACCGGATGGCACGCAGGGCGTCCGCGGCCTTCCGCGATTCGCGTCTGCTGACACTGCCCGACGCCGGGCACGTGGCGATGATGGAGTACCCGGAGACGGTCGCCCAGGCGTTCCGGGAACTGCTCGACGAATGCGGCGGGAGCTGA
- a CDS encoding ferritin-like fold-containing protein translates to METPDNATETPASTKIADQDWATASTEPQYRAAVVDLLGALAYGELAAFERLAEDAKLAPTLGDKAALAKMASAEFHHFERLTDRLTAIEVDPTGAMEPFAKALDDFHRQTAPSDWLEGLVKAYVGDSIASDFYREVAARLDSDTRSLVLAVLDDTGHGNFAVEKVRAAIEADPRLGGRLALWARRLMGEALSQAQRVVAERDALSTMLVGGVADGFDLAEVGRMFSRITEAHTKRMATLGLAA, encoded by the coding sequence ATGGAGACGCCTGACAACGCCACGGAAACCCCCGCATCCACCAAAATCGCCGACCAGGACTGGGCCACCGCGTCCACGGAGCCGCAGTACCGGGCCGCCGTCGTAGACCTGCTGGGAGCACTTGCCTACGGGGAGCTGGCGGCCTTCGAGAGGCTCGCCGAGGACGCGAAACTCGCGCCGACGCTGGGTGACAAGGCGGCGCTGGCGAAGATGGCGTCCGCGGAATTCCATCATTTCGAGCGGCTGACCGACCGGCTGACGGCGATCGAGGTGGATCCGACCGGCGCGATGGAGCCGTTCGCCAAGGCGCTCGACGACTTCCACCGCCAGACCGCGCCGTCGGACTGGCTGGAAGGCCTGGTCAAGGCCTATGTCGGTGACTCGATCGCCAGTGACTTCTACCGTGAGGTCGCGGCCCGGCTCGACTCGGACACCCGCTCCCTCGTCCTCGCCGTGCTCGACGACACGGGCCACGGCAACTTCGCCGTCGAGAAGGTGCGTGCGGCGATCGAGGCGGACCCGAGGCTCGGCGGCCGGCTCGCGCTGTGGGCGCGCCGGCTGATGGGCGAGGCGCTCTCGCAGGCGCAGCGGGTGGTGGCCGAACGCGACGCGCTGTCCACCATGCTGGTGGGCGGGGTGGCCGACGGGTTCGACCTGGCCGAGGTCGGCCGGATGTTCTCGCGGATCACCGAGGCGCACACCAAGCGGATGGCCACCCTGGGGCTGGCGGCGTAG
- a CDS encoding TetR/AcrR family transcriptional regulator: MTAIEQTEAARPRGTRLPRRARRNQLLGAAQEVFVAQGYHSAAMDDIAERAGVSKPVLYQHFPGKLELYLALLDQHCESLLQSVRTALASTTDNKLRVAATMDAYFAYVEDEGGAFRLVFESDLTNEPAVRERVDRVSLQCAEAISDVIAGDTGLSKDESMLLAVGLGGVSQVVARYWLSSGSTIPRDTAVQLLTSLAWRGIAGFPLHGIDQH; this comes from the coding sequence GTGACAGCCATCGAGCAGACCGAGGCGGCGCGTCCACGGGGCACTCGCCTGCCGCGTCGCGCCCGACGCAATCAGCTCCTGGGCGCCGCCCAGGAAGTCTTCGTCGCGCAGGGGTACCACTCCGCCGCGATGGACGACATCGCGGAACGGGCCGGGGTCAGCAAGCCGGTCCTCTACCAGCACTTCCCGGGCAAGCTGGAGCTCTACCTGGCCCTGCTGGACCAGCACTGCGAGTCGCTGCTCCAGTCGGTGCGGACGGCACTCGCGTCGACGACCGACAACAAGCTGCGCGTGGCCGCGACGATGGACGCCTACTTCGCGTACGTCGAGGACGAGGGCGGCGCCTTCCGGCTGGTCTTCGAGTCGGACCTGACCAACGAGCCCGCCGTGCGCGAGCGGGTCGACCGGGTCTCGCTCCAGTGCGCCGAGGCGATCTCCGACGTGATCGCCGGTGACACGGGCCTGTCCAAGGACGAGTCCATGCTGCTCGCCGTCGGCCTGGGCGGGGTGTCCCAGGTGGTCGCCCGCTACTGGCTCTCCAGCGGGTCCACCATTCCGCGCGACACCGCGGTGCAACTGCTCACCTCGCTGGCCTGGCGGGGCATCGCGGGCTTCCCGCTGCACGGCATCGACCAGCACTGA
- a CDS encoding DUF3107 domain-containing protein — protein MEVKIGVQHAPREIVLESGLSAEEVESAVSEALAGKAQLLSLTDEKGRKVLVPADRIAYVEIGEPSTRRVGFGAL, from the coding sequence GTGGAGGTCAAGATCGGGGTGCAGCACGCGCCCCGGGAGATCGTTCTGGAGAGCGGGCTTTCCGCCGAAGAGGTCGAGAGCGCGGTTTCCGAGGCTCTCGCCGGCAAGGCGCAGCTGCTCAGCCTCACGGACGAGAAGGGCCGCAAGGTCCTGGTGCCGGCCGACCGGATCGCCTACGTGGAGATCGGCGAGCCCAGCACGCGACGGGTGGGGTTCGGCGCGCTGTAA